From Nostoc flagelliforme CCNUN1, a single genomic window includes:
- a CDS encoding ExeM/NucH family extracellular endonuclease, with translation MALFFSEYIEGSSNNKALEIYNSTGSTIDLTAGNYVVQFYFNGNTSPTTFSLTGTVAAGDVFVFAPSNANSTILAQADQTSGAAFFNGDDAIVLRQGGASGTILDSIGQIGTDPGTEWGTGLTSTADNTLRRKSSITSGDTNPNDAFDPSVQWDGFATDTFDGLGSYTANPGTGAGVIITQSGNSTDVNEEGETTDTYTIALNTTPTGAVNLAIAADVETQLSTDGTNFSNSVTLSLTDTNPKTITVRAVNDLDVEGSPHTGVITHSITSSADPAYSNTLTAIPNLNVNIIDNDVALREVYEIQGSGAASPLVGQTVTIEAVVVGDFQGSSRLNGFFVQEAVGDGNAATSDGIFIFAPNSTDVSVGQTVRLTGTVGENFTQTQLSNISGLSVVGSGAIAPIAVDLPVAATTDLERYEGMLVTFPETLTVTENFNLGRFGEVLLSSEGRLFNPTNFIDPTDIPTTETENDENNVAAVTAQQNANNLRQILLDDGSNTQNPATVPFLNEDGTLRVGSTVASLTGVLGFGFDSYRLQPTATPNFVDSNPRTAAPEEVGGNVKVASFNVLNYFNGNGVGGGFPTSRGADNVAEFERQSAKIVSAIAALDADVVGLIEVENDGDGSESAIAELVERLNTFVGAEIYDYIRDPATGVGTDEIKVAFIYKPGIVTPVGASLSDPDAVYNRQPVAQTFALNSNGETFTPVINHFKSKSGTGTGADADQGDGQGAFNFTRVQQAEALLGFVNELKTTTGDSDVLVLGDLNAYGEEDPIDVLRNGGLVDELGKYIQNPYSFVFDGQSGRLDHALSTSSLSAQVTGATEWHINADEPLILDYNQEFNPPGLYEPTPYRSSDHDPVLIGAQLASNLSVFNGSNGKDTLNGTSGRDELNGRNDTDILNGGNGNDTLNGDNGDDILLGQVSNDILNGGNGDDLLNGGQGQDTLLGANGNDRFVLAAGAGSDTIQDFKDGADFIALSGGLTFGQLTIATNANNTLIRVTETNELVATLNGVQTNVITAIDFVAA, from the coding sequence ATGGCATTATTTTTCTCGGAATATATTGAGGGCAGCAGCAATAATAAAGCCCTGGAGATTTACAACAGCACAGGTTCAACAATCGATTTAACTGCTGGAAATTATGTGGTGCAGTTTTACTTCAATGGCAACACCAGCCCTACAACTTTCAGCCTGACGGGTACGGTGGCAGCTGGGGATGTGTTTGTCTTCGCCCCAAGTAACGCCAATTCAACTATTCTTGCCCAGGCTGATCAAACAAGCGGTGCTGCTTTCTTTAACGGAGATGATGCGATCGTATTGCGACAGGGCGGTGCTAGTGGGACGATCCTTGATTCAATTGGTCAGATTGGCACTGACCCCGGTACTGAATGGGGAACTGGTCTGACCAGCACAGCAGACAATACCTTGCGTCGCAAAAGTAGTATCACCAGTGGCGATACCAATCCCAACGATGCCTTTGATCCAAGTGTGCAGTGGGACGGCTTTGCTACTGATACCTTTGACGGATTGGGAAGCTATACTGCTAATCCGGGAACTGGAGCGGGAGTAATAATCACTCAATCTGGTAACAGTACCGATGTGAATGAGGAGGGTGAAACAACTGATACCTACACGATCGCCCTCAACACCACACCAACGGGTGCTGTAAATCTAGCGATCGCCGCAGATGTCGAAACTCAACTGAGTACTGATGGAACAAACTTTTCTAACTCCGTCACCCTAAGCTTGACGGACACTAATCCCAAAACGATTACTGTCAGAGCAGTAAACGACTTGGATGTAGAAGGATCTCCCCACACAGGAGTAATTACGCATTCGATCACCAGCAGTGCTGATCCGGCGTACTCTAACACGCTCACGGCGATTCCTAACCTCAACGTCAATATAATTGACAATGATGTTGCTCTCAGAGAGGTTTACGAAATTCAGGGGAGTGGTGCAGCAAGTCCCCTCGTCGGACAGACAGTAACAATTGAAGCAGTTGTGGTTGGCGACTTTCAAGGCAGCAGTCGCCTAAATGGATTTTTCGTGCAGGAGGCAGTTGGAGATGGCAATGCTGCAACCTCAGACGGTATTTTTATCTTTGCGCCTAACAGCACAGACGTGAGTGTAGGTCAGACGGTGCGCTTGACTGGAACAGTTGGAGAAAACTTTACTCAAACTCAACTCAGCAACATTAGTGGACTGAGTGTGGTGGGTTCAGGAGCGATCGCCCCCATAGCTGTTGACCTGCCCGTAGCTGCAACGACTGACTTGGAACGCTATGAGGGAATGTTAGTCACGTTTCCCGAAACCTTGACGGTAACTGAAAACTTTAACCTCGGTCGGTTTGGTGAGGTGTTGCTGTCTTCAGAGGGACGCTTGTTTAATCCCACAAACTTCATTGACCCGACTGATATTCCAACTACTGAAACCGAGAACGACGAAAACAACGTCGCCGCAGTCACAGCACAGCAGAACGCAAACAACCTGCGCCAAATTTTACTTGATGATGGCAGCAACACCCAAAATCCTGCTACAGTCCCCTTTTTGAATGAAGACGGCACACTGCGCGTAGGTAGCACGGTTGCATCTCTTACAGGTGTGCTGGGCTTTGGGTTTGATAGCTACCGACTGCAACCCACCGCAACACCTAATTTTGTCGATTCTAACCCCCGGACTGCTGCACCCGAAGAGGTGGGCGGCAACGTTAAGGTTGCTAGCTTTAACGTACTGAATTACTTCAATGGTAACGGTGTGGGTGGCGGCTTCCCGACCTCGCGGGGAGCAGATAATGTAGCAGAGTTTGAGCGGCAAAGTGCCAAAATTGTCAGCGCGATCGCAGCCCTCGATGCCGATGTAGTGGGTCTGATTGAAGTTGAGAATGATGGCGATGGTTCTGAGTCGGCGATCGCAGAACTGGTAGAGCGGCTAAATACATTTGTAGGCGCAGAAATTTATGACTATATTCGTGATCCTGCCACGGGGGTAGGAACTGATGAAATTAAAGTCGCCTTCATCTACAAGCCAGGAATAGTCACCCCAGTTGGTGCTTCCCTCAGTGATCCTGACGCTGTTTACAATCGTCAACCCGTCGCTCAAACCTTTGCACTAAACTCCAACGGCGAAACTTTTACCCCTGTGATTAACCATTTCAAGTCAAAGAGTGGTACAGGCACAGGTGCAGACGCAGACCAGGGTGATGGACAAGGAGCTTTTAACTTTACGCGGGTTCAGCAGGCAGAAGCCTTGCTTGGCTTTGTTAATGAGCTGAAGACCACCACAGGCGATAGCGATGTGTTAGTCCTTGGGGATTTAAATGCCTATGGCGAAGAAGATCCGATCGATGTACTGCGAAATGGCGGGTTAGTAGATGAACTCGGCAAATATATCCAAAACCCCTACTCTTTTGTCTTTGATGGGCAGTCTGGACGATTGGATCATGCCCTAAGTACTTCCAGCCTCAGTGCCCAGGTGACGGGAGCTACCGAATGGCATATCAACGCTGACGAACCCCTAATTCTAGATTACAACCAAGAATTTAACCCCCCTGGACTCTATGAGCCAACACCCTATCGCTCCTCAGATCACGATCCTGTGCTAATAGGTGCCCAATTAGCGAGTAACCTGAGCGTATTTAACGGCAGCAACGGCAAGGATACACTTAATGGCACTTCTGGCAGAGACGAACTCAATGGACGCAATGACACCGACATCCTCAATGGTGGCAATGGTAACGATACTCTCAACGGTGATAATGGCGACGACATTTTGCTGGGTCAAGTCAGCAACGACATCCTCAACGGTGGCAATGGCGATGACCTGCTCAATGGCGGTCAAGGACAGGATACACTGCTTGGCGCTAATGGCAACGATCGCTTTGTGTTAGCAGCAGGCGCAGGCTCAGATACGATTCAGGACTTCAAGGACGGCGCAGATTTTATTGCTCTATCGGGTGGTCTAACGTTCGGTCAACTGACGATCGCGACAAATGCCAACAACACCCTGATCCGCGTTACAGAAACCAACGAGCTAGTGGCGACCCTAAACGGCGTTCAAACAAACGTAATTACAGCGATCGATTTCGTTGCAGCCTAA